A part of Pectinatus sottacetonis genomic DNA contains:
- a CDS encoding glycosyltransferase family 9 protein: protein MQKILIINRLGIGDVVLTTPLAQLIKENIQDAVVGFLTADKAVDLLQNHKYIDDVFSYKHRQAKKNIIAGIKEKGYTDAIIVDGRLSSTLLAWKAGCHLLNKGYCISVNRHHFFPRKETATRAIEDFSLYASSLLNIDFAKDKLTPRIGACSSERQKQITAWIKKTRHITKKIVLIVPRTAADIKNWNIKELGKLNEYLNTQGIKPLYIGSPHDTKYIESICGDKINLAGKLSLRDIPEVAQYASWALSMCTGPLHILSTVAKLPIIALYGPSDPRRWAPKSALVIQSNLPCVPCLKWDKCPKPVGNRCMDNIKFTQVKDLLLKNELL from the coding sequence ATGCAGAAAATATTAATTATAAACCGCCTTGGTATTGGTGATGTAGTATTAACAACCCCACTGGCCCAACTTATAAAAGAAAATATCCAGGATGCCGTTGTAGGTTTTTTAACAGCCGATAAGGCTGTCGATCTTTTACAGAACCACAAATATATAGATGATGTTTTTTCTTATAAACACCGACAAGCAAAAAAAAACATTATTGCCGGGATAAAGGAAAAAGGCTATACTGATGCCATAATCGTTGACGGGCGACTTAGTTCAACACTGCTTGCCTGGAAAGCCGGCTGCCATCTATTAAACAAAGGATATTGTATATCAGTGAACAGGCATCATTTTTTTCCGCGGAAAGAAACAGCAACAAGAGCTATAGAAGATTTTTCACTATATGCCAGCTCTTTGTTAAACATCGATTTTGCTAAAGATAAGCTTACTCCCCGGATTGGTGCCTGTAGTAGTGAGCGTCAGAAACAAATAACTGCCTGGATAAAAAAAACCCGTCATATAACAAAAAAAATAGTACTTATTGTTCCGCGGACAGCAGCTGATATCAAAAACTGGAATATCAAAGAATTGGGAAAGCTCAACGAATATCTTAATACTCAAGGAATAAAGCCCCTGTATATTGGTTCACCCCATGACACAAAATATATAGAAAGTATTTGTGGTGACAAAATTAATCTGGCCGGCAAACTTTCCCTGCGTGATATCCCCGAAGTAGCCCAATACGCTTCCTGGGCTTTATCCATGTGTACCGGCCCACTGCATATTCTCAGTACAGTGGCAAAATTGCCGATCATTGCTCTTTACGGTCCTAGTGATCCACGCCGCTGGGCCCCGAAGTCGGCCTTGGTAATACAAAGCAATCTGCCCTGCGTTCCTTGTCTTAAGTGGGATAAATGTCCTAAACCAGTCGGGAACAGATGCATGGATAATATAAAATTTACGCAGGTAAAAGACCTCCTGCTGAAAAATGAGCTTTTATAA
- a CDS encoding WlaTC/HtrL family glycosyltransferase: MSELTIVTAFFDIGRAAWSDSQRSSNKYIDYFKFWARIQNKVIIYTEKSFAAEILNIRKSYGLEKRTQVIVIDNFLDCDREIYDKITRAMQSKIFRYFRKEPDNPESWNAKYNYITYLKSYFTADAVKRGLAGGFIAWLDFGFNKGGADGYPNAEEFDFLWQYNFAEKMHLFVIEDVGINKPIFDIVKDMDSIITGTGIIGPQFLWPVYHNLCRESMISLTDCGFADDDQTIALMAYRKKPPIFALHKVTTWVGWLKELGGKHLTIRPFKIKKYQRYKKLCQIALKEKNYQQSFRYYLKYLFRRFNKNEH; encoded by the coding sequence ATGAGCGAACTAACTATAGTCACAGCATTTTTTGACATCGGCCGCGCTGCCTGGTCAGACTCACAGCGAAGCAGCAATAAATATATTGATTATTTTAAATTCTGGGCCAGAATACAAAACAAAGTTATAATATATACGGAAAAATCTTTTGCCGCAGAAATTCTTAACATAAGAAAATCCTATGGCTTAGAAAAGCGTACTCAGGTAATAGTAATTGACAATTTTCTGGACTGCGATAGGGAAATCTATGATAAAATAACCCGTGCCATGCAGTCAAAGATTTTTCGCTATTTTAGAAAGGAACCAGATAATCCCGAGTCATGGAATGCCAAATACAACTACATAACCTATCTTAAATCTTATTTTACCGCAGATGCTGTAAAACGCGGCCTGGCTGGTGGTTTTATTGCCTGGCTAGATTTTGGTTTCAATAAAGGCGGCGCTGATGGTTACCCCAATGCCGAGGAATTTGATTTTCTCTGGCAGTATAACTTTGCCGAAAAAATGCACCTTTTTGTAATAGAAGATGTGGGAATTAATAAACCTATTTTTGATATTGTTAAAGATATGGATTCCATAATAACCGGCACTGGTATCATAGGCCCACAATTCTTATGGCCTGTTTATCATAACCTCTGCCGGGAAAGCATGATAAGCCTTACCGATTGTGGTTTTGCTGATGATGACCAAACCATTGCTTTAATGGCCTACAGAAAAAAACCGCCGATTTTTGCCTTGCATAAAGTCACTACCTGGGTTGGCTGGCTTAAAGAACTGGGCGGTAAACATTTAACAATAAGGCCATTTAAAATAAAAAAATACCAGCGCTATAAAAAATTATGCCAAATAGCTTTAAAAGAAAAAAACTACCAACAGTCTTTTCGCTATTATCTTAAATATTTATTCAGGAGATTCAACAAAAATGAGCATTGA
- a CDS encoding glycosyltransferase family 8 protein → MQAKEFVRQKFIYSNTAVSKHEYDTSINIGYGIDNNFVRPMGISMTSIINNNPHEKITFHVFIDFIDEENKNKLKLFALNNNVPVIIYLIDPAIFEQFSYTQHFAKATYNRLLMPKILDGLVDEIIYIDADIQCFNKLSGLSAVNLSNKIAAVVNDIPIVRQRQSVFLKLKDPSYFNAGFMFINVSNWNKGNISEKTMAVAFKNRDRFNWQDQDALNVVLEGKCIYLDKKYDYLLDLKYKNVSIPDNTIFVHYVGRYKPWDEWCLNPLKEKFFAIEKLSLWRDSPLNKISSYKTMKRMGYSHILYGKYRQGLYWYLKYSYTKIKYKLSLLLHF, encoded by the coding sequence ATGCAAGCAAAAGAATTTGTCCGGCAAAAATTTATCTACAGCAATACAGCTGTCAGTAAACATGAATATGATACTTCCATCAATATTGGTTATGGTATTGACAATAATTTTGTTCGCCCGATGGGCATATCAATGACCTCAATCATTAATAATAACCCCCATGAAAAAATAACATTTCATGTTTTCATTGATTTTATTGATGAGGAGAACAAAAATAAACTTAAACTATTCGCATTAAATAATAATGTTCCTGTTATCATATATTTAATTGATCCTGCTATATTTGAACAATTTTCCTACACACAGCATTTTGCCAAAGCTACTTATAATCGGCTGCTTATGCCCAAAATTCTAGATGGACTAGTCGATGAGATCATCTATATTGATGCCGATATACAGTGTTTTAACAAATTATCAGGTTTATCTGCCGTAAACTTATCCAATAAAATTGCTGCTGTTGTAAATGATATCCCCATAGTCAGACAGCGGCAGTCGGTCTTTTTAAAATTAAAAGATCCTTCTTATTTCAATGCTGGTTTCATGTTTATTAACGTTTCTAATTGGAATAAAGGAAATATCTCAGAAAAAACTATGGCTGTGGCTTTTAAAAATCGTGACCGATTTAACTGGCAGGATCAGGATGCTTTGAATGTTGTCCTTGAAGGTAAATGCATTTATTTAGATAAAAAATATGATTATTTACTTGATTTAAAATATAAAAATGTATCCATCCCTGATAACACAATTTTTGTGCATTATGTAGGTCGTTATAAACCCTGGGATGAATGGTGCCTTAATCCATTAAAAGAAAAATTTTTTGCAATAGAAAAACTCTCTTTATGGAGGGACTCTCCCTTAAATAAAATTTCTTCTTATAAGACTATGAAACGGATGGGATATTCCCATATATTATATGGAAAATACAGGCAGGGTCTATATTGGTATCTAAAATATAGTTATACTAAGATCAAATATAAACTTTCTTTGTTGTTACACTTTTAA
- a CDS encoding glycosyltransferase family 4 protein, which yields MPAKKIFNIVSGNPSGALNVAMSISKFLKNTGYTVTDIFRKYNNTTLENITVVNDKFTLDYILSLSRLIRLEHPDLIIVHGYSTHIWTKLALAHSKMDIKLIHVEHNTEKYTPLRRWLTKILDKYTTKYICVSHTVADHLIQQDIDKNKVMVIYNGIEINNFTHLQTAAHAVFTLGMVARFTRQKDQLTLIKAVEYLIKEKNEVLHLVLMGDGKTKHSCQSYVKEHNLADNIFFTTGRFADLIPKIDAFVLSTHYEGQGLVICEAMAAKLPVIFTDIPAARELLTDGCDGLLFSPGDYKKLAHCILQIKYKQIDVHALIANGYATVCQRFTASQMLDNYLSVIQKLC from the coding sequence ATGCCAGCTAAAAAAATTTTTAATATTGTATCCGGTAATCCTTCAGGCGCCTTGAACGTAGCCATGTCCATCAGCAAATTTCTCAAAAACACCGGCTATACAGTAACGGATATTTTTCGTAAATACAATAACACTACCCTAGAAAATATCACTGTAGTCAATGATAAATTTACTTTAGATTATATCCTATCATTAAGCAGGTTAATCAGGCTGGAACACCCCGATTTAATTATTGTTCACGGTTATAGCACCCATATCTGGACAAAGTTAGCTTTAGCACATAGTAAAATGGATATAAAGCTGATCCATGTAGAACACAATACAGAAAAATATACCCCTTTGCGACGCTGGCTGACAAAAATTTTAGATAAATACACCACTAAGTATATATGTGTTTCTCACACTGTAGCTGACCATTTAATACAACAGGATATTGACAAAAACAAAGTCATGGTCATATATAACGGCATCGAAATAAATAATTTTACCCATCTCCAGACAGCAGCACATGCTGTCTTTACGCTGGGAATGGTCGCACGCTTCACACGGCAGAAAGACCAGCTTACTTTGATAAAGGCTGTGGAATATCTTATAAAAGAAAAAAATGAAGTGCTGCACTTAGTGCTTATGGGCGATGGCAAAACCAAACATAGCTGCCAATCATATGTGAAAGAACACAATCTAGCAGACAATATATTTTTTACAACGGGCCGTTTTGCCGACCTGATTCCTAAAATAGATGCTTTTGTCTTATCTACCCATTATGAAGGACAGGGATTAGTTATATGTGAAGCCATGGCTGCTAAACTACCCGTTATTTTTACCGATATTCCTGCAGCTAGAGAATTGCTCACTGACGGCTGCGATGGATTGTTATTTTCGCCAGGAGATTATAAAAAATTAGCCCACTGCATATTGCAGATAAAATATAAGCAGATAGATGTACATGCGTTAATCGCTAACGGCTATGCCACTGTATGCCAACGGTTCACTGCATCACAAATGCTAGATAACTATTTGTCTGTAATCCAGAAACTCTGCTGA
- the truB gene encoding tRNA pseudouridine(55) synthase TruB has product MEINGFINVLKPPGMTSHDVIGYIRRIYRTKKVGHAGTLDPAAAGILVVAIGQATRALEYLTDTDKTYRAEVLLGVETDTGDDTGTVLAQRDFEMPTKERIVEVLKTFCGEIYQIPPAYSAIKINGQKACNLARKNIAVEIPPRKINIFDISLVGISSNSFCIDVHCSKGTYIRSLCVDIGKKLNIPSTMAFLVRMGIGNFTLAEANTLEEIINSPLKALNNMNYLIGCMADYEINEQTAIDFSQGKRIPYRENGSSDDVLLIRNGDIIIGIGKINRADKCIAPHKVFNSLTK; this is encoded by the coding sequence ATGGAGATTAATGGATTTATAAATGTTCTTAAGCCGCCGGGAATGACATCACATGATGTTATAGGTTATATACGGCGGATTTATAGAACAAAAAAAGTTGGACATGCCGGTACACTTGATCCGGCAGCAGCGGGTATTTTAGTGGTGGCTATAGGCCAGGCTACACGGGCTTTGGAATATTTAACTGATACGGATAAGACTTATCGGGCGGAAGTGCTGCTGGGGGTAGAAACTGATACAGGCGATGATACCGGAACTGTTTTAGCGCAGCGTGACTTTGAGATGCCGACGAAAGAAAGAATAGTTGAAGTTTTAAAGACTTTCTGTGGGGAAATATACCAAATACCGCCGGCTTATTCAGCTATAAAGATTAACGGGCAAAAAGCCTGTAATCTGGCGAGAAAAAATATTGCAGTGGAGATTCCACCGCGTAAAATTAATATTTTTGATATTTCCCTAGTGGGAATATCCAGCAATAGCTTTTGTATTGATGTTCATTGTTCAAAGGGAACGTATATAAGGTCACTTTGTGTCGATATTGGGAAAAAACTTAATATACCGTCAACAATGGCTTTTCTTGTTCGTATGGGTATAGGAAATTTTACTCTGGCTGAGGCAAATACGCTGGAAGAAATTATAAATTCACCGTTAAAAGCCTTGAATAATATGAACTATCTTATTGGCTGTATGGCAGATTATGAGATTAATGAGCAGACTGCTATTGATTTTTCGCAGGGGAAAAGGATACCTTATAGGGAAAATGGCAGTAGCGATGATGTTTTACTGATACGTAATGGTGATATTATAATCGGCATTGGTAAAATAAATAGAGCCGATAAATGCATTGCGCCGCATAAAGTGTTTAATTCATTAACAAAATAA
- a CDS encoding O-antigen ligase family protein, translating into MSIEQHQSYLEKTIIFCLLAFSLTFFIEEKIADIFIRAGFLLILIYKLKQPSVHFNWEYYKPYLLPLIIFYLGLFFLNFFSSNFSRSILTYEAWVKMLIPFLAVLLFATRKNTIKLLCITVLFSLSINNLCAIYQYFFCHIPRAGGFNNDVIGLSNLLLIQLPIFFLLTIKKSSAIYYKIFYILLSCIGIITLFVNGTRMVWFIIIIDILLLSFFLIKGWRKKLTVVLCFIILLTGLYNFNTKIYTRVNKLFNTNDVSTRGHFFYMRDGFRLFLHNFYFGVGLDNFQTAILDQNLISPESKENLKHDMAAHINNTLVIPHAHNELVMFLSQFGIIGGILYILLYGSILLHTFKNWRYKNNFIDLSMLFITINFLLHGLDEYNFGNLGAMTIYFFIWGLYLLYTHADNGTFFARDIEKKYIIYPYVFILFIVLLRITSRYLAIHY; encoded by the coding sequence ATGAGCATTGAGCAGCATCAGTCCTACTTAGAAAAAACAATCATTTTCTGTTTATTAGCATTTTCCCTGACTTTTTTTATTGAGGAAAAAATTGCTGATATATTTATCAGGGCAGGTTTCTTATTAATACTCATATATAAACTGAAACAGCCTTCAGTACATTTTAATTGGGAATATTATAAACCATATTTACTGCCTTTGATAATATTTTATCTAGGCTTGTTTTTTCTTAATTTTTTCAGCAGTAATTTTTCCCGCTCTATTCTGACTTATGAAGCCTGGGTCAAAATGCTTATTCCTTTTCTGGCTGTACTCTTATTTGCCACGAGGAAAAATACTATAAAGCTATTATGTATAACAGTTTTATTCAGCTTGTCCATCAATAACCTTTGTGCCATTTATCAATATTTCTTCTGCCACATACCCCGAGCCGGCGGCTTCAATAACGATGTTATCGGCTTATCAAATCTCCTATTGATCCAATTGCCAATTTTTTTCCTTCTGACCATAAAAAAATCATCTGCTATTTATTATAAAATTTTTTATATACTATTATCCTGTATTGGCATCATTACTTTATTCGTCAACGGTACCAGAATGGTTTGGTTTATAATTATCATAGATATCCTGCTTTTAAGTTTTTTTCTTATAAAAGGCTGGCGTAAAAAATTAACCGTTGTTTTGTGCTTTATTATCTTACTCACTGGTTTATATAATTTTAATACTAAAATATATACCCGTGTAAACAAACTTTTTAACACTAATGATGTATCCACCCGCGGACATTTTTTTTATATGCGGGACGGTTTTAGGCTATTTCTGCATAATTTCTATTTTGGCGTGGGACTGGACAACTTCCAGACAGCCATCCTTGACCAAAATCTAATCTCTCCTGAATCAAAAGAAAACCTTAAACATGATATGGCGGCCCATATTAACAATACTTTGGTAATTCCCCATGCCCATAATGAACTAGTGATGTTCCTGTCGCAATTCGGTATTATCGGCGGTATACTATATATTTTATTATACGGCAGTATCTTGCTTCATACTTTTAAGAACTGGCGATATAAAAACAATTTTATCGACTTGTCCATGCTCTTCATTACCATTAATTTTCTACTACACGGATTGGATGAATATAATTTTGGCAACTTAGGCGCCATGACAATATATTTTTTTATTTGGGGATTATATCTCCTATATACCCATGCTGACAACGGTACTTTCTTTGCCCGGGACATAGAAAAGAAATATATAATATATCCCTATGTTTTTATATTATTCATCGTTTTATTGCGGATAACCAGCCGTTATTTAGCAATCCATTACTGA